In the Gossypium raimondii isolate GPD5lz chromosome 9, ASM2569854v1, whole genome shotgun sequence genome, one interval contains:
- the LOC128032497 gene encoding toMV resistant protein Tm-2 netted virescent-like, with product MNALINILKKKIGQAKRGKEQIKYLLVLDDVWSVEKWDELKNHLMGINKNGGNGVIVTTRSNSGSSGYNSEEVMEGLKTHTNLQSLAVSNYQGESFPSWMLKPVGDSNTGLFLLNILIELKFS from the exons ATGAATGCATTGATAAATATACTCAAGAAGAAGATTGGACAGGCCAAACGAGGTAAGGAACAGATCAAGTATCTTCTTGTGCTTGATGATGTATGGAGTGTTGAAAAATGGGATGAACTGAAGAATCATCTTATGGGAATCAATAAAAATGGTGGGAATGGAGTTATTGTAACAACAC GGAGTAATAGTGGGAGTAGTGGTTATAACAGTGAGGAAGTGATGGAAGGTCTCAAAACCCACACAAATTTGCAAAGCTTAGCTGTTAGCAATTATCAAGGTGAAAGCTTTCCCTCATGGATGTTAAAACCTGTTGGTGATTCTAATACTGGTTTGTTTTTGCTTAACATTTTAATAGAGCTAAAGTTTTCCTAA